The following proteins are encoded in a genomic region of Phragmites australis chromosome 9, lpPhrAust1.1, whole genome shotgun sequence:
- the LOC133928574 gene encoding proteasome subunit beta type-7-A-like: MVGSMDLPTKGGFSFDLCRRNNMLEKKGLKLPGFRKTGTTIVGLVFQDGVVLGADTRATEGPIVADKNCEKIHFMAPNIYCCGAGTAADTEAVTDMVSSQLQLHRYATGRESRVVTALTLLKSHLFKYQGHVSAALVLGGVDCTGPHLHTVYPHGSTDTLPFATMGSGSLAAMSVFESKYKEGLTRGEGIQLVAEAICAGIFNDLGSGSNVDVCVITKGKTEYLRNHQLPNPRTYVSSKGYSFTKGQTEILSTKITQLKPKVEVAEGGDAMEE; this comes from the exons ATGGTGGGTTCGATGGATCTCCCGACGAAGGGTGGGTTCAGCTTCGACCTGTGCCGGAGGAACAACATGCTGGAGAAGAAGGGCCTCAAGCTCCCGGGGTTCAGGAAGACCGGGACTACCATTGTCGGCCTCGTGTTTCAG GATGGGGTTGTTCTTGGGGCAGACACGAGGGCAACTGAGGGGCCTATAGTTGCTGACAAGAACTGTGAGAAAATTCACTTTATGGCACCGAACATATACTGCTGTGGAGCAGGAACTGCTGCTGACACTGAGGCTGTTACAG ATATGGTCAGCTCCCAGTTACAGCTTCACCGTTATGCAACTGGTCGTGAGTCAAGAGTTGTAACCGCTCTTACACTACTGAAGTCACACCTTTTCAA GTATCAAGGCCATGTCAGTGCAGCCCTTGTTCTTGGTGGAGTAGATTGTACTGGACCGCACCTACACACT GTTTACCCGCATGGCTCTACAGATACTCTTCCGTTTGCCACGATGGGTTCTGGATCTCTTGCTGCAATGTCGGTGTTTGAATCGAAGTACAAAGAAGGGCTTACA AGGGGAGAGGGAATACAACTTGTGGCCGAGGCAATCTGTGCTGGTATCTTCAATGACTTGGGTAGTGGTAGCAACGTGGATGTCTGTGTGATAACCAAG GGGAAGACAGAATACTTGAGGAACCACCAGTTGCCAAATCCAAGAACTTACGTTAGTTCGAAAGGATACAGCTTCACCAAGGGCCAGACTG AGATATTGTCCACAAAGATCACACAGCTGAAGCCCAAGGTTGAGGTCGCTGAGGGTGGTGATGCAATGGAGGAGTAA